The Chryseolinea soli nucleotide sequence TCCCTTGGCCCTGAAAATGGAAAAGGTGCAAAAGGAATAACCTAGCGTTTCACTACCCGCCGTTGCACTCGTACACCGCTGTCGTTGATGATTTCAAGCAGGTAAATCCCGGGCGTAATCTCATCCGTGTCAAGGCGGGTCGCATCAAGAAACGTGGTTCGTACAATGTTGCGACCGAGCAGGTCGGTAAGCACGGCATCATGCCTTGTTGGCGAAGGATTCGTTGCCGTAACCGTGATGCTGTTAGTAAAGGGATTTGGCGATACGACGATGCTATCGTCGGCATCGTGTTCGATGGCCGTGACCACGGTATCGGGTATCAGTGTAAGCGAAAAATAGGTAAATGCAACCAATGAGCCGTCGGTGGCGCTCAGGGTGATGCCTGATTTGCCTGCTTTGTGCTTTTGCATTAGTTTCATATACGTATTCCCTGCGGTTGTTGAAAAGGATATGCCACTGCTGACGATGATGGTCTCGTCGGTAGGATCGCCCGCCAGTCGCAGGTCGCCAATAGGGTTGTCGACGTCGGTAACGGTGATCAATACCGGCGCGATAACATCGCTCACATACGCTTCGATGTCGCTTACAGCGCTCCACACGGGCGGATCATTTACCGGTCTTACCGTGATGATAATTTTTTTACTCACTACATTATTTTCCGCGTGGCCGTCGTTGGCTGTGAGGGTAAGCTCCACCTGGCCAAACAGGTCCTTTCGCGCGGTGAACGTTATCTGGCCCGTCTGTGGGTTTAGCGCAATATTAACGAAATCGGATGTGGCAGGCGTGAGCGAAAAGTTGATAACGTCGCCAATCTCGTAGGGAATGCTTTCGAGTGCGGGGGTAACGTAGGCGTCAACCGGAAAATCTTCATCCATCTGCTTCGTTGCTACCACCGAGAATGACGGGGGATCGTTTGCAGGCGCTACCACCAGCGTTACCGTGGTGGTGTTGGCCGAATAGTCTGTGCCGTCGTGGGCCAGGGCAACAAACGACACGGTGCCATTGTAATTGGCGTCGGGTTCGAAGCGAAGATTGCTAAGCTGTGCGGTAGCAAGTTCCTGGCCTACGGTGACCAGCGTAGTGCCCAGCAAGAACCGGCCATTCGTAGGTAGGGTCTTGATGGCGACCTTTTTTAACTGATCGCCTACGTCCGGATCCGAAAAACGTGTAGTAAAGTCGGCGGCTGCAAATGTGAAAGGGGTATCTTCCGTCGCGTTAAGCGTAAAATTTGCCATCGTGGGCAAGCAATTGGTGTGGGCCGTGGCTGTGGTAGTTGGCAATAACGAGCCGTTGGCGGTAACCGCTCGCACACGATACTGGTAGTCGGTACAGGGCGTTACATTAGTGTCCACGTAGGATTCTGTATCGGGCGCCAGCGTGGCCAACAACTGAAATTGGCCGCCTGTGGTTCGGCGCTCCAATAAAATACTCGTTTCATACTGCGAGTTGTCTTTCCAGCTCACGTTGATGCGCGAAGCGTTTACAGCCTGCGCGACAAGGTTGCTGGGGGGCTCGGCAATCATGAGCACGAGCGAATCATATGGCGAGGCGTGACCTGCGTTGTACGCGTTTACGCGGTAATAGTAATAGGTCTCGTGTTGAAAGGCAAAGTGGTCGGTGTACGTTGTGGCGTTCTGTGGTAACGTAGCCAACGCTGCAAATCCGGTTGTCGCCGACAAGGATCGCGTCAAGTTGTAGTTGGTTTCCAGCGCGGAACGATCAAGCCAGGTAAGCTTTACGTCGTCTTCGTCGATGATCTCCGCCGAGACACTCTCGGGACCATTGAAATGATAGAACGATTTTTCGGCCGAGAACACGGAGCCCGCCTTGCTGCCATCTACGGCCTGCACGGCATAGTACAGCGTACCCTCGGGCACATTGTTGGCAAAACCATGGCGGCCGTAGCCGTTAGGGGCATTGGTCGTGAGCACGTAGCCGGTGGCGAGGTTCACGGCAGGCGTGATAATTTTTTGTGCATCGCTCCGCAAATAAAAATTGTAGTCAAGTCCGTCTAGGGGTGTTTCGGCGTCGGCACCAAGGCCCCACTGCAACCTGATCTCGCGACGGAAGAACTTCTCGGTAAACGTAGACGAAAGCGGTGGTTGCGGCTTAGTGTTCGACTTCGGTTGTGCGTCTGTGCTGGTGTTTTTAAAATATCCCGATAATGGTGTAGAGCTGGAGTTGGGCTGCGTAAACAAATAGCCCATAAAGCTGAGGTCGGGGTCGCCGTCGTTGTCGAAATCGCCGGCGTCCAGCGACATGTCGTCCAGGCGATCAATCTCGGGCTCTTGCGTTGGCACGAAAACTTCATTGCCAACATTGGCATACCGGCGATTGGTCTGGCTATACGCGCCATTCGCACCGCCGGCACGTCCTGTGAGCAAAATATCGAGATCGCCATCGCTATCGTAATCATACCAGCGAATGCCGCCGTTTCCGTTTACGCCCAACCCTTTCAAGGCAATGTCCGGTCGTGACACAAGCGATTCCTTGCTGTTGCCGTTTTTATTTTCATAGATGAGCGACACGCCGTTGTTCGACTCATCCAAGCCCGTCGACAACAAGTCCAGGTCGCCATCCCGGTCGAAGTCTCCCCACTTCACGCCGCCGTTGAATAATTTTTGAAAGGTTGATTTTGTGTCCTGTGCGAAGGTTAGGTTGCCGTTGTTCAAATGCAACGTGGTGCCATACACGCCCGACATCATAATGTCGATTCGGCCATCACCGTTGGCATCTGCGCAGGCGATGGCACAGGCTAAGCATTCGGGCAATCCGGAGTTGTCGGATCGGGTAAACCCTGCACCGGTGTTCACATACATATAGGTGCCATAGTCATTGAAATTGCTGCCGTCGTTGCCGGCCATGACGATGTCGAGATCCTGGTCGTTGTCGGCATCAAACCATACGACGGTGCCGCTAGAGATGGGCGTAAAAGTTTGCTGCTGCTGAAACACAAAATTGCCGTCGTTGCGATACAATGCGGCAAGTTTCGAAAGGCTGGTGTTGCCGGTGATCAGTATGTCGGTGTCGCCGTCCTTGTCGTAGTCGGCCGTGGCAAAGGTTCCGTAGCTCACGCCGGGTAACGAAGTGGTGCGCAGGGTAAAGGTGCCCGCGACGTTTTCATATACCAATGCGGCGCCTTGATACTGTTTATTCTGCCCGATAAAAATCATATCAAGGTCGTCGTCGTTATCCAGATCTACCCATTCCGATTTGCCGAAGGCCACAAACGTAAAGTCGGTGATTACTTTTTTATAAATGGCCTGTGCATTGCCCTGTGGAATGCAGGCCAGAAAAAGCAACGATGAGAAAGCGATAATTTTACCCATTTTGGGCAGTAAACGCGAAAGAATACAAAGGGTAAAGGCCTTGCGCTTCGCGAGCTTTAGCGGGGAATGCATTATAGTTATCGGGGCTTGATTTTCAATCAAAAATAATCATTCGGTGGCTATTCCGTTGCGGGTTGGAAAAATAAAGCATGGCCGGCCCCATCCCTTGGATTTCAGATCCCTTTAAAATACTTTTGAAATGCGCTTGTTCGTGGCACTGCCCCCATTTAGGATGGCGCCGGACCGTTAAGCATAATCACATGAGAAACCTGTACGTTTTTTTATTTTTCCTCCTTAGTTTCTTTACAGTATCGGCACAAGACTGGACCTGGGGCCTGAAGGCAACCGGATCGTTCAATGCCTATGGTGCCTCGAGCGTGGCCGTCAATCATCGCGGCGATATCGTTATGGCAGGCCATTACCAGAAAGACATGGCGCTTGGCTCTTTTACGTTGCCCACGGCCGACGATTATTATACCAGGATTTTCATGTGCCGCGTAAATGCGTCACATGAAGTGCAATGGCTCCAGGCGGTGGAGGATGAAAATGGAAACTACGGCGACGACCTCGGCCTGGCGATAGACGACGATCAGAACATCTATCTAACCGGCAATACCGATGGCAAAATTTTTGTGACCAAATACGACTCGCTCGGCAAGGAACTATGGCACAATGATCTGGGCGGTAAATCCTACGGCTACGGCAGCGCCATTGCGCTGGACCAGTTCGACAACGTATACGTCACCGGCGGCGGAGGCTGGAATTTTTTTATGACCAAGCTTGACTATAACGGCAAGGTCGTTTGGACAAAGGATATTTGGGTGAACTCTTCCGCAGGCTGCTACATCTCCGACATTCAAGTGGATGCGCTGGGTAACATTTACTTTGTGGGCACATTCGGTATCGACAAACTGCCGCTCGATCAATTCACCGTCACCCACGGCAGCGGGGGCACCAACATCGTGTTTGGCAAAATGAACACCGAAGGAAAATTCGTCTGGGTGAAGAGCATCGGCGGCTACATGCTCGACTCACCAAGTCTGGAGCTTACCCCCGACGGTCACCTCTTTCTGGGTGGCGGCTTTCACGAATGGATGGTACTGCCCGAGACCTATATACAAGGCCCCTGTTGTAATGAGGGCGCACCCTTCATCGCCAAATTTAAAATCGATGGAACCTACGAGTGGGCCAAAACGGCAAACTCCTATTATGGGGTGGGCATGATACACGACATCAGCACCGACCACGAGGGCAACCTGTACACAAGCGGTGGGTACTTTACATGCTATGGAACCTTTTGCACGGAGAGCGATTACTATATCGAAAAATACGACAAGGATGGGCAGAACCTTTGGCGCAAAGAATTTGCGATGGCAAGCCTCGACATAGATAAAGGTATCGACATCGACAACAACGGTAATCTGTACTTGATGGCAGCCAACCAATCGGCTACGTTTATCGACCCCGACACGTATGCGAACACCATTACCCTCGGCGTTGGACAGTTCGACACCAAAGCATCCACGTATAAAAAAACACCACGTCCACTGATCGAAAAGTTTTTCTGGAAATGTACTGCCGATGAAACGGTGCAGCTCACCGCCAAGGGACAAAACATCCAGTGGTATACCGACGCCGCGCTCACGCACAAAGTTCACAGCGGCAACACCCATACGCCAAACGCCACCACCGACACCCTGTATGTAACCCAAACGCTACACGGCATCGAAAGCTGGCCTAAGGTCGTGCTCGTGTTAGGCCCCATTTCGTCGAAAGGCTTGGTGTTGGATAAGGATTCGTTGATCGCTCCACAAAACGACTTCTACACGTACCAATGGTATTACAAGCAAGACTCGATCAAGAACGCCACAAACTTTTTTATCCGTGTCGACACCACGACCCAATATGAAAACTTCAGTGTGGTGATAGCCCTGGGCAAATGTGTGAAGAGCCTGAAAGGAAGCGCTTCGCTGGTGACGGCCGTATCGCCGGAGACACCGGCTACCGTGGAGTGTTTTCCCAACCCTACTACGGGAATGGTGATATTGCGCACGCGCAACGGGATGCCGTTTACGTGTCAAGTGGTCAACACGCTGGGCTTGGAAATTGCCAACACACCAGCGGCTTCAAGCACCGACGGCCTCTATCAAATTGATCTCCATGACCAGCCGGCCGGCACATATTTTATCAAGATACAAGCCGACAACACAGTGCACGTGACAAAGGTGGTGAAACGATAAAATCCCACAATCTCTATTTGCACACCTGAAGAATCTTTTTTTTATAAACCATGCCCTACTTGGGCTAGGCCCCGGATTTTGTGGCTAACGATCCCGCTTCCACCAGATCGAGGTCTGGCTTCGATTCGTCCGTGAGCTTTACCTTGCCTCGTTCCTGCCGCACCGTTCGCGAAAACAGGGAGATGTTCTTATCGAACAGGAAGCGGAAAAAGAGCCGCGTCCACGAAGCATGCGATAGCAGGGTATTGTAGAAGGTCGGTGCTTGCTTCTTCAACCGCGGCAACCGGTTCCAGGGCACCGAAGGAAAGTCGTGGTGTTCGTTGTGAAAGCCCACGTTGAAGGCGACAATATTCAAGGGACCATAGTAGCTATACGTCTCCTGATTCTCGTCCAGCGTGAGATAATGTTCCTGGATCCACCGCGCTCCCAGGGGATGAAGCCCGATCGAGAAAAAGAAGCTCGCCAGCATGAACATCAGCGCGCCCGGCCCAAAGAAATACCAGATCACAACATCAAAGGCGACCTGCACCACCCAGTTGGCCACGATCCAGCCGTCCACCGGTTTGATCTCCTTTAGCCGGACTGTTCTTGTCACCTGGAAGAACGGGAACAGCAACAGCCAGAGCGCCTTGCCAACCGTGGAGTTGCGGATCAAGCGCGCTTCCCAAAAGTCAGGAAGATCGGCATCGAGCTCATGAACACCTTGAAACGAATGGTGCTTGATATGATAACGCTTGAACGAAATCGCCGACGGGAACACATGCGGCAGGTTGGCAACGATGGCGAAGATGTTGTTCAGCGCCTTGCTGCGAAACAGCAGGTAGTGCGAACATTCGTGGATCATGACGAAGAGCGAATGGTTCAGAAACGCCCCGACCCCGTAGGCCAGCAAGAGCACAATCCACCACGCACTGTCTTTCACCCAATAGGAAAGCCCGATCATGGTCCCTACCAACCCGATGATCGCCAGGCTGGTGAACGGATTTTTCCCCATCAGCGCTTTTACTTCCGGATGTTGCTTCAGGATCTGGAGCGTGCGGATGCGATGCGGTTCGGGTGTTCCTGAAAAATGGAAGTGGTCGTCAGACATTACAATGCTGGGTTTAGGGAAAAGGAAAGATTGGAAAAAAATCCTCATTACGCAAGCGAACATCTCCCGTGGCGCACAGGACCCCAAAATATATTCGCCATCCAGATCCAGGAGAGTAAAGATCTCCTATCGAAGCCTTCCTGCCGATTTTTAAAACTCCACCTTAAAATTGAGAACCGGAATTATACCGATGCCTGTGTCAGGATTGGGAACGATTTGATTATTGGGGCCAATCATGGACTCATAGCTAATAACATTTTTCCGGTTCGTGAGGTTTTGTATGTCGAGCGAAATAATCCATGAGTAGCGGGGATTATTTCTTCGGTACTTCAAACCAAAATCAA carries:
- a CDS encoding FG-GAP-like repeat-containing protein — protein: MGKIIAFSSLLFLACIPQGNAQAIYKKVITDFTFVAFGKSEWVDLDNDDDLDMIFIGQNKQYQGAALVYENVAGTFTLRTTSLPGVSYGTFATADYDKDGDTDILITGNTSLSKLAALYRNDGNFVFQQQQTFTPISSGTVVWFDADNDQDLDIVMAGNDGSNFNDYGTYMYVNTGAGFTRSDNSGLPECLACAIACADANGDGRIDIMMSGVYGTTLHLNNGNLTFAQDTKSTFQKLFNGGVKWGDFDRDGDLDLLSTGLDESNNGVSLIYENKNGNSKESLVSRPDIALKGLGVNGNGGIRWYDYDSDGDLDILLTGRAGGANGAYSQTNRRYANVGNEVFVPTQEPEIDRLDDMSLDAGDFDNDGDPDLSFMGYLFTQPNSSSTPLSGYFKNTSTDAQPKSNTKPQPPLSSTFTEKFFRREIRLQWGLGADAETPLDGLDYNFYLRSDAQKIITPAVNLATGYVLTTNAPNGYGRHGFANNVPEGTLYYAVQAVDGSKAGSVFSAEKSFYHFNGPESVSAEIIDEDDVKLTWLDRSALETNYNLTRSLSATTGFAALATLPQNATTYTDHFAFQHETYYYYRVNAYNAGHASPYDSLVLMIAEPPSNLVAQAVNASRINVSWKDNSQYETSILLERRTTGGQFQLLATLAPDTESYVDTNVTPCTDYQYRVRAVTANGSLLPTTTATAHTNCLPTMANFTLNATEDTPFTFAAADFTTRFSDPDVGDQLKKVAIKTLPTNGRFLLGTTLVTVGQELATAQLSNLRFEPDANYNGTVSFVALAHDGTDYSANTTTVTLVVAPANDPPSFSVVATKQMDEDFPVDAYVTPALESIPYEIGDVINFSLTPATSDFVNIALNPQTGQITFTARKDLFGQVELTLTANDGHAENNVVSKKIIITVRPVNDPPVWSAVSDIEAYVSDVIAPVLITVTDVDNPIGDLRLAGDPTDETIIVSSGISFSTTAGNTYMKLMQKHKAGKSGITLSATDGSLVAFTYFSLTLIPDTVVTAIEHDADDSIVVSPNPFTNSITVTATNPSPTRHDAVLTDLLGRNIVRTTFLDATRLDTDEITPGIYLLEIINDSGVRVQRRVVKR
- a CDS encoding SBBP repeat-containing protein — translated: MRNLYVFLFFLLSFFTVSAQDWTWGLKATGSFNAYGASSVAVNHRGDIVMAGHYQKDMALGSFTLPTADDYYTRIFMCRVNASHEVQWLQAVEDENGNYGDDLGLAIDDDQNIYLTGNTDGKIFVTKYDSLGKELWHNDLGGKSYGYGSAIALDQFDNVYVTGGGGWNFFMTKLDYNGKVVWTKDIWVNSSAGCYISDIQVDALGNIYFVGTFGIDKLPLDQFTVTHGSGGTNIVFGKMNTEGKFVWVKSIGGYMLDSPSLELTPDGHLFLGGGFHEWMVLPETYIQGPCCNEGAPFIAKFKIDGTYEWAKTANSYYGVGMIHDISTDHEGNLYTSGGYFTCYGTFCTESDYYIEKYDKDGQNLWRKEFAMASLDIDKGIDIDNNGNLYLMAANQSATFIDPDTYANTITLGVGQFDTKASTYKKTPRPLIEKFFWKCTADETVQLTAKGQNIQWYTDAALTHKVHSGNTHTPNATTDTLYVTQTLHGIESWPKVVLVLGPISSKGLVLDKDSLIAPQNDFYTYQWYYKQDSIKNATNFFIRVDTTTQYENFSVVIALGKCVKSLKGSASLVTAVSPETPATVECFPNPTTGMVILRTRNGMPFTCQVVNTLGLEIANTPAASSTDGLYQIDLHDQPAGTYFIKIQADNTVHVTKVVKR
- a CDS encoding fatty acid desaturase — translated: MSDDHFHFSGTPEPHRIRTLQILKQHPEVKALMGKNPFTSLAIIGLVGTMIGLSYWVKDSAWWIVLLLAYGVGAFLNHSLFVMIHECSHYLLFRSKALNNIFAIVANLPHVFPSAISFKRYHIKHHSFQGVHELDADLPDFWEARLIRNSTVGKALWLLLFPFFQVTRTVRLKEIKPVDGWIVANWVVQVAFDVVIWYFFGPGALMFMLASFFFSIGLHPLGARWIQEHYLTLDENQETYSYYGPLNIVAFNVGFHNEHHDFPSVPWNRLPRLKKQAPTFYNTLLSHASWTRLFFRFLFDKNISLFSRTVRQERGKVKLTDESKPDLDLVEAGSLATKSGA